A stretch of Apis cerana isolate GH-2021 linkage group LG1, AcerK_1.0, whole genome shotgun sequence DNA encodes these proteins:
- the LOC108003534 gene encoding sodium-dependent transporter bedraggled isoform X1: MHASNFPCRRSFFLQCVPYVNNLLIKMTSNEDGDLIDLGNDNCVSQVSIQESSSDEQEHLLDVCPPKLEQTLSLTRKQEQIQCINDNSDVLVTLGHDQVVPIRKRIDVVSSDTIKRVRDITRNLEPVIRKTCSDINEEHQDIVDYESVSNHKDEYYPIEKPEEETFEAQEINNAFNFLTEHDDNEDHAEAKCNRYDQLINSHGFMLLTCSTIKNEHLLNYHNNDCSKVLECWKTDTDVNNLAFELSSDKLSENISENISHPFSYEFGINNMNIIKKCSEEEMFVQAKKRSFQHAHRKSWTEGTTFKIVTQDAFSRFDRSNSLREYNCSQPIFNGIHRQSSFILSCSIKQEIETNKEDHGDGYSDCSEVDWSWLEEVEYPRVTESLAVSVVDAVQESTKGRSASPTNEIAKRRRNHEYRAIEAGCSAAMSVSGTVKSLVIDSSRWSTSDPLSDCNRHDQNEIIHCNANNEITDQEIRENSTVNSWVRASMRRLRHLRLPEETERQRSIDSNNCRGTIASAPNSLPDIALIAPEILAAQTNGTSGTLVRPSSAPVRNTNNSNVAFQRSERQFRGSRSQRIRNCEITSRQNSVLSSTTGSNTTVSGTTTYSSSFGGISTSPPSSTTSPQRIASRRICERQRDVDRNEDRGEDEDEDANPLGKWPHALSPALACLSCTLGLFNISRFSILSIQFGANFIVQFLILSLILGIPLLTLHVCLGQRLAAGSVNMWKISPVFQGVGIALLIAQAFIGIYSVVGISWMFVYFRDSFITKQDKYRWAEPFSLYRDDKSIQNNSNLHKLYETVPDYFSGVVLQRHHLNESDPGVITLKFQLAFNLAVVWMIVFVSLSKGLKSYGKVVYVFTLVPVFGTLVLCTKLLGLTPPGSIHQLFPATVWTEFFINGKSWLAASIEVFLTWGLFGAAAMQIAAHNKHKHLLQRDTSLVIVLTIAVLLLAAFLANTCVQVLRHHGYIYIPSSFEKISLYMFMRPVSQPAPSGYSSTPERFMAHTSFIVGERVTRPGADFSIESGYQVLRLSTELVPATLALLGTEQVSPFWAILFYFILILFGIAQQLAIWHCVITGIMAINTKMMKLWETTVTFFSCACAYILGLPMATELGIHVVYYLDYTIGGTWWIIILYLVQVGAVFAVRGRPHSGEAVVAELFPPTGRCLRHWAGPLLSFTWNVILPVILMVLSITIFKNAGFRELYSYRRTVKEYWTIWAKQLGATIQLIPILTIPAVAIIQTCRYLNNGPPDIFDNNQVEININHCEQCNGRIQLLYRPSLESDDPRDTQTHIANNINTSIHGNAIVHATAEIPFEDPPPKYTPPPSYTTATGARIAKMLRQSFRRSVRRIVNVLGESSTPRQRPALQPPPPDYATVLVEMNQNRQTQDVTIHITETGNENTNSNIRNNDTERHRPNTIDRTMTISAIENSDVVGRSHSILETPHRSCLISSSSSNLTAVDVANLLRSSIRRGTTRTQHSLHRSFCHDEPTVAASVENLVEAAAPIGEESLVLPKDVSLVSNEQVNNNSDDKKTAEEMDYTVSVI, encoded by the exons ATGCACGCATCGAACTTTCCTTGCCGTCGTTCGTTCTTTCTTCAGTGCGTGCCTTACGTGAATAAc ttattaatcaaaatgacTTCAAATGAAGATGGTGATTTGATCGACCTTGGAAATGATAATTGTGTATCACAAGTATCGATTCAAGAATCATCATCCGATGAACAAGAACATCTTCTTGATGTGTGTCCACCAAAATTAGAACAAACATTATCATTAACTAGGAAACAAGAACAAATACAATGTATAAATGACAATAGTGATGTATTAGTCACTTTAGGTCACGATCAAGTAGTACCTATTCGTAAAAGAATTGATGTCGTTTCATCTGATACCATAAAAAGGGTTCGCGATATTACTAGGAACTTAGAACCAGTTATAAGAAAGACTTGTTCAGATATTAATGAAGAGCATCAAGATATTGTCGATTATGAGAGTGTATCAAATCATAAAGATGAATATTATCCCATCGAAAAGCCTGAAGAAGAGACATTTGAGGcacaagaaattaataatgctTTCAATTTTCTCACAGAACATGATGACAATGAAGATCATGCTGAAGCGAAATGTAACCGTTATGATCAACTTATAAATTCACATGgatttatgttattaacatGTTCtactataaaaaatgaacattTGTTGAATTACCATAATAATGATTGTTCAAAAGTTTTAGAATGTTGGAAAACCGATAcagatgtaaataatttagctTTTGAATTATCTTCGGATAaactttctgaaaatatttcggAAAATATATCTCATCCTTTTAGTTATGAATtcggaattaataatatgaatattattaaaaaatgttccgAAGAAGAAATGTTTGTTCAAGCTAAAAAAAGATCGTTTCAACATGCACATCGTAAATCTTGGACAGAAGGAACTACTTTCAAAATTGTAACACAGGATGCATTCTCACGATTCGATAGATCAAATAGTTTAAGAGAATATAATTGCTCACAACCAATTTTCAATGGTATTCATCGACAgtctagttttattttaag ttgttcaataaaacaagaaatagaaacaaataaagaaGATCACGGGGATGGATATTCAGATTGTTCGGAAGTAGATTGGTCATGGCTGGAAGAAGTAGAATATCCGCGAGTTACGGAGTCGTTAGCAGTTAGTGTGGTTGACGCGGTTCAGGAAAGCACAAAAGGAAGGAGTGCATCCCCCACCAATGAAATTGCAAAGCGCAGGCGCAATCACGAGTATCGCGCTATCGAAGCGGGTTGTAGTGCCGCGATGTCTGTTTCTGGAACAGTGAAATCCCTAGTAATTGATAGTTCGCGATGGTCAACATCCGATCCGTTATCTGATTGTAACAGACATGATCagaatgaaattatacatTGTAACGCAAATAACGAAATTACCGATCAGGAAATACGTGAAAACTCTACAGTTAATTCTTGGGTACGGGCTTCAATGAGACGTTTGCGCCATTTAAGATTACCGGAAGAAACCGAACGACAACGAAGCATTGATTCGAATAATTGCCGCGGAACTATTGCGTCCGCGCCAAATTCTTTACCAGATATTGCCCTAATTGCACCAGAAATATTAGCTGCCCAAACAAATGGTACATCCGGCACTCTTGTAAGGCCATCAAGTGCTCCTGTTAGAAAcacaaataattcaaatgttGCATTCCAAAGAAGTGAAAGACAATTTCGAGGAAGTCGATCgcaaagaataagaaattgtgaaattacTTCGAGGCAAAATAGTGTTTTGTCGTCAACTACGGGCAGTAATACAACCGTTTCAGGAACTACGACATATTCTAGTTCTTTTGGCGGTATTTCCACAAGTCCACCTTCCAGCACGACAAGTCCACAACGCATCGCTTCCAGACG aatatgtgAAAGGCAAAGAGATGTTGATAGAAATGAAGATAGAGGAGAGGACGAGGATGAGGATGCTAATCCATTGGGAAAATGGCCACATGCCCTTAGTCCAGCTTTAGCATGTCTTAGTTGCACCCTTggtctttttaatataagtagATTTTCTATTCTCAGTATACAATTTGGAG cAAATttcattgtacaatttttaattttatctttgatattGGGTATTCCACTTTTGACGTTACATGTATGTCTCGGTCAAAGATTGGCTGCTGGATCTGTAAATATGTGGAAAATTTCACCTGTTTTTCAGGGTGTTGGAATAGCTCTTCTAATTGCACAAGCTTTTATTGGTATTTACAGTGTTGTTGGCATATCTTGGATGTTCGTATACTTTAg AGATTCGTTCATAACGAAACAGGATAAGTATCGATGGGCAGAACCATTTTCTTTATACAGGGACGATAAatctatacaaaataatagtaatttgcataaattatatgaaacagTACCAGATTATTTTAGCGGAGTTGTCTTGCAAAGACATCATTTAAATGAATCAGATCCTGGTGTTATAACATTGAAGTTTCAATTAGCTTTCAATTTAGCCGTTGTATGGATGATTGTATTTGTATCATTAAGCAAAG gatTAAAATCTTATGGAAAAGTAGTGTATGTTTTTACACTAGTACCTGTATTTGGTACTTTAGTTCTTTGTACAAAATTGCTCGGTCTTACGCCACCAGGTTCTATACATCAACTATTTCCAGCCACTGTATGGaccgaattttttattaatggtaAATCGTGGTTAGCTGCATCTATTGAAGTTTTTCTTACATGGGGATTATTTGGTGCAGCTGCTATGCAg ATAGCTGCTCATAATAAGCACAAACATCTATTACAACGAGATACGAGTCTTGTAATTGTATTAACAATTGCAGTTCTACTTCTTGCTGCTTTTCTGGCAAATACTTGTGTGCAAGTTCTCAGACATCacggatatatttatatacctaGTTCATTTg aaaaaatatcgttatatatgtttatgagACCCGTCAGTCAACCTGCACCATCAGGATATAGTAGTACACCAGAAAGATTTATGGCACATACTTCTTTTATTGTTGGAGAGCGCGTAACTCGTCCTGGTGCAGACTTTAGCATTGAATCTGGTTATCAAGTTTTAAGATTATCAACTGAATTGGTTCCCGCAACATTAGCATTACTAGGTACTGAGCAAGTATCGCCATTTTGGGCAatcctcttttattttattcttattctatttggAATAGCTCAACAg ctGGCAATATGGCATTGTGTGATAACTGGTATTATGGCAATCAATACAAAAATGATGAAGTTGTGGGAAACTACTGTTACATTCTTCAGTTGTGCTTGTGCTTACATACTAGGTTTACCTATGGCTAcagaa CTGGGCATACACGTTGTATATTATCTAGATTATACAATCGGAGGTACATGgtggataataattttatatttggtgCAAGTCGGTGCTGTATTCGCAGTACGAGGACGTCCACATAGTGGTGAAGCGGTAGTTGCCGAATTGTTTCCTCCAACTGGTCGATGTCTCAGACACTGGGCTGGTCCTCTTCTATCATTTACGTGGAATGTTATATTACCTGTTATACTTATG GTACTTAgtattacgatatttaaaaatgctgGATTTCGAGAACTTTATTCTTATCGACGAACTGTTAAAGAATATTGGACTATTTGGGCAAAACAACTCGGAGCTACAATCCAATTAATACCAATACTAACAATACCGGCAGTAGCTATTATACAAACATGCCGATATCTAAACAACGGTCCACCTGATATATTTGAT AATAATCAAgtggaaattaatataaatcactGCGAACAATGCAATGGT aGAATTCAATTGTTATATCGACCATCTTTGGAATCGGATGATCCACGAGATACGCAAACacatattgcaaataatataaatactagcATTCATGGTAATGCTATTGTACATGCGACGGCAGAAATACCATTTGAAGATCCGCCACCGAAATATACACCTCCTCCAAGTTATACTACAGCAACTGGCGCAAGGATAGCAAAAATGTTGAGGCAAAGTTTTCGAAGAAGTGTACGTCGAATAGTAAACGTTCTTGGTGAAAGTAGTACTCCGAGACAAAGACCAGCGTTACAGCCTCCACCTCCTGATTATGCTACTGTACTTGTAGAAATGAATCAAAATAGACAAACACAAGATGTAACAATTCATATAACTGAAACAGGAAATGAGAATactaattcaaatattcgaaataatgatACAGAAAGACATAGGCCTAATACAATAGACAGAACAATGACAATTAGTGCAATAGAAAACTCGGATGTGGTCGGAAGGTCACATTCGATACTCGAAACACCTCATCGATCATGTTTGATTTCATCGAGCAGTTCAAATTTAACTGCAGTCGATGTGGCAAATTTACTTCGTAGTAGTATTAGAAGAGGAACTACACGAACGCAGCATTCTCTACATAGAAGTTTTTGTCATGACGAACCAACTGTAGCAGCATCCGTTGAAAATCTAGTCGAGGCTGCGGCGCCAATCGGTGAAGAATCCTTAGTCCTTCCGAAGGACGTGTCTCTAGTCTCCAATGAACAGGTTAACAATAATAGCGATGATAAAAAGACTGCCGAAGAAATGGATTATACCGTTTCCgtgatatag
- the LOC108003534 gene encoding sodium-dependent transporter bedraggled isoform X3: MTSNEDGDLIDLGNDNCVSQVSIQESSSDEQEHLLDVCPPKLEQTLSLTRKQEQIQCINDNSDVLVTLGHDQVVPIRKRIDVVSSDTIKRVRDITRNLEPVIRKTCSDINEEHQDIVDYESVSNHKDEYYPIEKPEEETFEAQEINNAFNFLTEHDDNEDHAEAKCNRYDQLINSHGFMLLTCSTIKNEHLLNYHNNDCSKVLECWKTDTDVNNLAFELSSDKLSENISENISHPFSYEFGINNMNIIKKCSEEEMFVQAKKRSFQHAHRKSWTEGTTFKIVTQDAFSRFDRSNSLREYNCSQPIFNGIHRQSSFILSCSIKQEIETNKEDHGDGYSDCSEVDWSWLEEVEYPRVTESLAVSVVDAVQESTKGRSASPTNEIAKRRRNHEYRAIEAGCSAAMSVSGTVKSLVIDSSRWSTSDPLSDCNRHDQNEIIHCNANNEITDQEIRENSTVNSWVRASMRRLRHLRLPEETERQRSIDSNNCRGTIASAPNSLPDIALIAPEILAAQTNGTSGTLVRPSSAPVRNTNNSNVAFQRSERQFRGSRSQRIRNCEITSRQNSVLSSTTGSNTTVSGTTTYSSSFGGISTSPPSSTTSPQRIASRRICERQRDVDRNEDRGEDEDEDANPLGKWPHALSPALACLSCTLGLFNISRFSILSIQFGANFIVQFLILSLILGIPLLTLHVCLGQRLAAGSVNMWKISPVFQGVGIALLIAQAFIGIYSVVGISWMFVYFRDSFITKQDKYRWAEPFSLYRDDKSIQNNSNLHKLYETVPDYFSGVVLQRHHLNESDPGVITLKFQLAFNLAVVWMIVFVSLSKGLKSYGKVVYVFTLVPVFGTLVLCTKLLGLTPPGSIHQLFPATVWTEFFINGKSWLAASIEVFLTWGLFGAAAMQIAAHNKHKHLLQRDTSLVIVLTIAVLLLAAFLANTCVQVLRHHGYIYIPSSFEKISLYMFMRPVSQPAPSGYSSTPERFMAHTSFIVGERVTRPGADFSIESGYQVLRLSTELVPATLALLGTEQVSPFWAILFYFILILFGIAQQLAIWHCVITGIMAINTKMMKLWETTVTFFSCACAYILGLPMATELGIHVVYYLDYTIGGTWWIIILYLVQVGAVFAVRGRPHSGEAVVAELFPPTGRCLRHWAGPLLSFTWNVILPVILMVLSITIFKNAGFRELYSYRRTVKEYWTIWAKQLGATIQLIPILTIPAVAIIQTCRYLNNGPPDIFDNNQVEININHCEQCNGRIQLLYRPSLESDDPRDTQTHIANNINTSIHGNAIVHATAEIPFEDPPPKYTPPPSYTTATGARIAKMLRQSFRRSVRRIVNVLGESSTPRQRPALQPPPPDYATVLVEMNQNRQTQDVTIHITETGNENTNSNIRNNDTERHRPNTIDRTMTISAIENSDVVGRSHSILETPHRSCLISSSSSNLTAVDVANLLRSSIRRGTTRTQHSLHRSFCHDEPTVAASVENLVEAAAPIGEESLVLPKDVSLVSNEQVNNNSDDKKTAEEMDYTVSVI; this comes from the exons atgacTTCAAATGAAGATGGTGATTTGATCGACCTTGGAAATGATAATTGTGTATCACAAGTATCGATTCAAGAATCATCATCCGATGAACAAGAACATCTTCTTGATGTGTGTCCACCAAAATTAGAACAAACATTATCATTAACTAGGAAACAAGAACAAATACAATGTATAAATGACAATAGTGATGTATTAGTCACTTTAGGTCACGATCAAGTAGTACCTATTCGTAAAAGAATTGATGTCGTTTCATCTGATACCATAAAAAGGGTTCGCGATATTACTAGGAACTTAGAACCAGTTATAAGAAAGACTTGTTCAGATATTAATGAAGAGCATCAAGATATTGTCGATTATGAGAGTGTATCAAATCATAAAGATGAATATTATCCCATCGAAAAGCCTGAAGAAGAGACATTTGAGGcacaagaaattaataatgctTTCAATTTTCTCACAGAACATGATGACAATGAAGATCATGCTGAAGCGAAATGTAACCGTTATGATCAACTTATAAATTCACATGgatttatgttattaacatGTTCtactataaaaaatgaacattTGTTGAATTACCATAATAATGATTGTTCAAAAGTTTTAGAATGTTGGAAAACCGATAcagatgtaaataatttagctTTTGAATTATCTTCGGATAaactttctgaaaatatttcggAAAATATATCTCATCCTTTTAGTTATGAATtcggaattaataatatgaatattattaaaaaatgttccgAAGAAGAAATGTTTGTTCAAGCTAAAAAAAGATCGTTTCAACATGCACATCGTAAATCTTGGACAGAAGGAACTACTTTCAAAATTGTAACACAGGATGCATTCTCACGATTCGATAGATCAAATAGTTTAAGAGAATATAATTGCTCACAACCAATTTTCAATGGTATTCATCGACAgtctagttttattttaag ttgttcaataaaacaagaaatagaaacaaataaagaaGATCACGGGGATGGATATTCAGATTGTTCGGAAGTAGATTGGTCATGGCTGGAAGAAGTAGAATATCCGCGAGTTACGGAGTCGTTAGCAGTTAGTGTGGTTGACGCGGTTCAGGAAAGCACAAAAGGAAGGAGTGCATCCCCCACCAATGAAATTGCAAAGCGCAGGCGCAATCACGAGTATCGCGCTATCGAAGCGGGTTGTAGTGCCGCGATGTCTGTTTCTGGAACAGTGAAATCCCTAGTAATTGATAGTTCGCGATGGTCAACATCCGATCCGTTATCTGATTGTAACAGACATGATCagaatgaaattatacatTGTAACGCAAATAACGAAATTACCGATCAGGAAATACGTGAAAACTCTACAGTTAATTCTTGGGTACGGGCTTCAATGAGACGTTTGCGCCATTTAAGATTACCGGAAGAAACCGAACGACAACGAAGCATTGATTCGAATAATTGCCGCGGAACTATTGCGTCCGCGCCAAATTCTTTACCAGATATTGCCCTAATTGCACCAGAAATATTAGCTGCCCAAACAAATGGTACATCCGGCACTCTTGTAAGGCCATCAAGTGCTCCTGTTAGAAAcacaaataattcaaatgttGCATTCCAAAGAAGTGAAAGACAATTTCGAGGAAGTCGATCgcaaagaataagaaattgtgaaattacTTCGAGGCAAAATAGTGTTTTGTCGTCAACTACGGGCAGTAATACAACCGTTTCAGGAACTACGACATATTCTAGTTCTTTTGGCGGTATTTCCACAAGTCCACCTTCCAGCACGACAAGTCCACAACGCATCGCTTCCAGACG aatatgtgAAAGGCAAAGAGATGTTGATAGAAATGAAGATAGAGGAGAGGACGAGGATGAGGATGCTAATCCATTGGGAAAATGGCCACATGCCCTTAGTCCAGCTTTAGCATGTCTTAGTTGCACCCTTggtctttttaatataagtagATTTTCTATTCTCAGTATACAATTTGGAG cAAATttcattgtacaatttttaattttatctttgatattGGGTATTCCACTTTTGACGTTACATGTATGTCTCGGTCAAAGATTGGCTGCTGGATCTGTAAATATGTGGAAAATTTCACCTGTTTTTCAGGGTGTTGGAATAGCTCTTCTAATTGCACAAGCTTTTATTGGTATTTACAGTGTTGTTGGCATATCTTGGATGTTCGTATACTTTAg AGATTCGTTCATAACGAAACAGGATAAGTATCGATGGGCAGAACCATTTTCTTTATACAGGGACGATAAatctatacaaaataatagtaatttgcataaattatatgaaacagTACCAGATTATTTTAGCGGAGTTGTCTTGCAAAGACATCATTTAAATGAATCAGATCCTGGTGTTATAACATTGAAGTTTCAATTAGCTTTCAATTTAGCCGTTGTATGGATGATTGTATTTGTATCATTAAGCAAAG gatTAAAATCTTATGGAAAAGTAGTGTATGTTTTTACACTAGTACCTGTATTTGGTACTTTAGTTCTTTGTACAAAATTGCTCGGTCTTACGCCACCAGGTTCTATACATCAACTATTTCCAGCCACTGTATGGaccgaattttttattaatggtaAATCGTGGTTAGCTGCATCTATTGAAGTTTTTCTTACATGGGGATTATTTGGTGCAGCTGCTATGCAg ATAGCTGCTCATAATAAGCACAAACATCTATTACAACGAGATACGAGTCTTGTAATTGTATTAACAATTGCAGTTCTACTTCTTGCTGCTTTTCTGGCAAATACTTGTGTGCAAGTTCTCAGACATCacggatatatttatatacctaGTTCATTTg aaaaaatatcgttatatatgtttatgagACCCGTCAGTCAACCTGCACCATCAGGATATAGTAGTACACCAGAAAGATTTATGGCACATACTTCTTTTATTGTTGGAGAGCGCGTAACTCGTCCTGGTGCAGACTTTAGCATTGAATCTGGTTATCAAGTTTTAAGATTATCAACTGAATTGGTTCCCGCAACATTAGCATTACTAGGTACTGAGCAAGTATCGCCATTTTGGGCAatcctcttttattttattcttattctatttggAATAGCTCAACAg ctGGCAATATGGCATTGTGTGATAACTGGTATTATGGCAATCAATACAAAAATGATGAAGTTGTGGGAAACTACTGTTACATTCTTCAGTTGTGCTTGTGCTTACATACTAGGTTTACCTATGGCTAcagaa CTGGGCATACACGTTGTATATTATCTAGATTATACAATCGGAGGTACATGgtggataataattttatatttggtgCAAGTCGGTGCTGTATTCGCAGTACGAGGACGTCCACATAGTGGTGAAGCGGTAGTTGCCGAATTGTTTCCTCCAACTGGTCGATGTCTCAGACACTGGGCTGGTCCTCTTCTATCATTTACGTGGAATGTTATATTACCTGTTATACTTATG GTACTTAgtattacgatatttaaaaatgctgGATTTCGAGAACTTTATTCTTATCGACGAACTGTTAAAGAATATTGGACTATTTGGGCAAAACAACTCGGAGCTACAATCCAATTAATACCAATACTAACAATACCGGCAGTAGCTATTATACAAACATGCCGATATCTAAACAACGGTCCACCTGATATATTTGAT AATAATCAAgtggaaattaatataaatcactGCGAACAATGCAATGGT aGAATTCAATTGTTATATCGACCATCTTTGGAATCGGATGATCCACGAGATACGCAAACacatattgcaaataatataaatactagcATTCATGGTAATGCTATTGTACATGCGACGGCAGAAATACCATTTGAAGATCCGCCACCGAAATATACACCTCCTCCAAGTTATACTACAGCAACTGGCGCAAGGATAGCAAAAATGTTGAGGCAAAGTTTTCGAAGAAGTGTACGTCGAATAGTAAACGTTCTTGGTGAAAGTAGTACTCCGAGACAAAGACCAGCGTTACAGCCTCCACCTCCTGATTATGCTACTGTACTTGTAGAAATGAATCAAAATAGACAAACACAAGATGTAACAATTCATATAACTGAAACAGGAAATGAGAATactaattcaaatattcgaaataatgatACAGAAAGACATAGGCCTAATACAATAGACAGAACAATGACAATTAGTGCAATAGAAAACTCGGATGTGGTCGGAAGGTCACATTCGATACTCGAAACACCTCATCGATCATGTTTGATTTCATCGAGCAGTTCAAATTTAACTGCAGTCGATGTGGCAAATTTACTTCGTAGTAGTATTAGAAGAGGAACTACACGAACGCAGCATTCTCTACATAGAAGTTTTTGTCATGACGAACCAACTGTAGCAGCATCCGTTGAAAATCTAGTCGAGGCTGCGGCGCCAATCGGTGAAGAATCCTTAGTCCTTCCGAAGGACGTGTCTCTAGTCTCCAATGAACAGGTTAACAATAATAGCGATGATAAAAAGACTGCCGAAGAAATGGATTATACCGTTTCCgtgatatag